The following coding sequences lie in one Gouania willdenowi chromosome 5, fGouWil2.1, whole genome shotgun sequence genomic window:
- the srsf3b gene encoding serine/arginine-rich splicing factor 3b isoform X2, with protein sequence MHRDCPLDCKVYVGNLGNNGNKTELERSFGYYGPLRSVWVARNPPGFAFVEFEDPRDATDAVRELDGRTLCGCRVRVELSNGEKRSRARGAPPSWGRRPRDRDDYRRRSPPPRRRSPRRRSFSRSRSRSFSRERRRERSLSRDRNHKPSRSFSRSRSRSRSNDRK encoded by the exons ATGCATCGGGACTGTCCCCTCGACTGCAAAGTCTATGTTGGAAACTTGGgcaacaatggcaacaaaacagaGTTGGAGAGGTCATTTGGCTACTATGGGCCGCTACGCAGCGTCTGGGTGGCCAGGAACCCCCCAGGCTTCGCCTTTGTAGAGTTTGAAGATCCCAGAGATGCAACTGATGCTGTGCGTGAGCTTGATGGAAG GACATTATGTGGTTGTCGGGTGCGAGTAGAGCTGTCCAATGGTGAGAAGCGCAGCCGTGCTCGGGGTGCCCCTCCATCATGGGGCAGACGCCCACGTGATCGGGATGATTACAGACGTCGTAGCCCGCCACCCAGGCGAAG ATCTCCACGCAGGAGAAGCTTCAGTCGCAGCCGTAGCAG GTCGTTCTCCAGGGAAAGGAGGAGGGAGAGGTCCCTCTCCAGGGATAGGAACCACAAACCTTCACGCTCCTTCTCTCGGTCAAGAAG CCGCTCCAGGTCCAATGATCGAAAATAG
- the cdkn1a gene encoding cyclin-dependent kinase inhibitor 1 isoform X1: protein MCKKMVSKKRLPSATGKRPAQRNLFGPVDRQQLHMEYQAALQKDLEEACRRWGFDFTSDKPLKNSSFHWESVPLTEAPQLYRTCKTGAGLPDGCTGTGSTATTRRGRAEPSQCDKENIPQTSEKCVQNQKREENTTLKRKQTNLTDFYQAKRRVVWMPCKSGE from the exons ATG TGTAAAAAGATGGTCTCAAAAAAGCGACTCCCGAGCGCCACGGGCAAACGCCCAGCTCAACGAAATCTGTTTGGACCAGTGGACCGGCAGCAGCTCCACATGGAGTACCAGGCTGCGCTGCAGAAAGACCTGGAAGAGGCTTGTAGACGCTGGGGTTTTGACTTCACCTCAGACAAACCACTGAAGAACAGCAGTTTCCACTGGGAGAGTGTCCCATTAACGGAGGCCCCACAGCTCTACAGAACTTGCAAAACGGGTGCGGGACTCCCAGATGGTTGCACGGGGACAGGGAGTACAGCCACTACCAGAAGAGGAAGGGCGGAGCCCTCACAATGTGACAAGGAGAACATTCCTCAAACGTCTGAGAAGTGTGTGCAGAACCAGAAGAGGGAAGAGAACACAACCCTGAAAAGGAAACAGACAAACCTTACAG ATTTCTATCAAGCCAAGAGACGAGTCGTTTGGATGCCTTGCAAGTCCGGCGAGTGA
- the cdkn1a gene encoding cyclin-dependent kinase inhibitor 1 isoform X2, whose amino-acid sequence MVSKKRLPSATGKRPAQRNLFGPVDRQQLHMEYQAALQKDLEEACRRWGFDFTSDKPLKNSSFHWESVPLTEAPQLYRTCKTGAGLPDGCTGTGSTATTRRGRAEPSQCDKENIPQTSEKCVQNQKREENTTLKRKQTNLTDFYQAKRRVVWMPCKSGE is encoded by the exons ATGGTCTCAAAAAAGCGACTCCCGAGCGCCACGGGCAAACGCCCAGCTCAACGAAATCTGTTTGGACCAGTGGACCGGCAGCAGCTCCACATGGAGTACCAGGCTGCGCTGCAGAAAGACCTGGAAGAGGCTTGTAGACGCTGGGGTTTTGACTTCACCTCAGACAAACCACTGAAGAACAGCAGTTTCCACTGGGAGAGTGTCCCATTAACGGAGGCCCCACAGCTCTACAGAACTTGCAAAACGGGTGCGGGACTCCCAGATGGTTGCACGGGGACAGGGAGTACAGCCACTACCAGAAGAGGAAGGGCGGAGCCCTCACAATGTGACAAGGAGAACATTCCTCAAACGTCTGAGAAGTGTGTGCAGAACCAGAAGAGGGAAGAGAACACAACCCTGAAAAGGAAACAGACAAACCTTACAG ATTTCTATCAAGCCAAGAGACGAGTCGTTTGGATGCCTTGCAAGTCCGGCGAGTGA
- the srsf3b gene encoding serine/arginine-rich splicing factor 3b isoform X1, with amino-acid sequence MHRDCPLDCKVYVGNLGNNGNKTELERSFGYYGPLRSVWVARNPPGFAFVEFEDPRDATDAVRELDGRTLCGCRVRVELSNGEKRSRARGAPPSWGRRPRDRDDYRRRSPPPRRSRSPRRRSFSRSRSRSFSRERRRERSLSRDRNHKPSRSFSRSRSRSRSNDRK; translated from the exons ATGCATCGGGACTGTCCCCTCGACTGCAAAGTCTATGTTGGAAACTTGGgcaacaatggcaacaaaacagaGTTGGAGAGGTCATTTGGCTACTATGGGCCGCTACGCAGCGTCTGGGTGGCCAGGAACCCCCCAGGCTTCGCCTTTGTAGAGTTTGAAGATCCCAGAGATGCAACTGATGCTGTGCGTGAGCTTGATGGAAG GACATTATGTGGTTGTCGGGTGCGAGTAGAGCTGTCCAATGGTGAGAAGCGCAGCCGTGCTCGGGGTGCCCCTCCATCATGGGGCAGACGCCCACGTGATCGGGATGATTACAGACGTCGTAGCCCGCCACCCAGGCGAAG CAGATCTCCACGCAGGAGAAGCTTCAGTCGCAGCCGTAGCAG GTCGTTCTCCAGGGAAAGGAGGAGGGAGAGGTCCCTCTCCAGGGATAGGAACCACAAACCTTCACGCTCCTTCTCTCGGTCAAGAAG CCGCTCCAGGTCCAATGATCGAAAATAG